The DNA sequence ATTGCAATAAATAGCCCCTTTGGTCAGCCCCGTAGCCTTTGTAATATCCGACAAACTGGTTCCAATATAGCCTTGTTTATTAAAAACGGGCGCAATTTTATCCAATATAAATTCAGAAGTATTCATGGCTTGTTTGGATTTGTGACTAATAGTAGGACAAATATAAGAAACAAATACCGATCGGTATGTGAGAAAATGTTTTTTTATTTTAAATAATTTGTTTTACTAAATTTTGGAAGAATGTTTGGGTTCTTGTTGCTGTTAGCAACAAGATTAGTGTTAGCATTGGTTTAGAGACTAAGATGCTCGCTGGCAATCCTAAAAAACAAACAAAAGCTATCGGACATCGTTTTATCAGAAGTCTTTGAAAGTGGGTAATTTAATGAAATTTACTGCTATATTATTTCGTAAAAAAAATGATTAATCTTGTTAAAAAATAGTCGTACATTAGTTGTTTGTAAATGTTTTATTTTGAGTTAAGTTGTTGATTTATTTATTTTTAGAATGTTTTATTTTGATTTTTTTTAATTGTTATTAAAGAAAATGTCTTACAATTTTTGTTTTGCTTTTAAGTGCTTAATTAAATGTATAAAAAACTTAATACTAAATATTATGACTAAAAAAATAGCAATTATCCCGAAAAATAAGGATAGAGGAATACATGTTGAGACGCTACAAAAAAGACTACTTGATTTAGGATTTAACCCTAATGGAGTAGACGGTATTTTTGGCAATGGCACAGCAGTGGCGCTTAAAAAATTTCAAAGTTCATCTGGTTTATCTGATACAGGAATTATTGACACTACAACGCTCTCCAAACTCGATTTAGAAGTAAAAGTGGGACAAGACAATAATCATGAAATTGCGATAACAGATATCGTAGATAGAAAAGATATTACTAACACAGATTGGAAAAATAGAGGGAAGGCTGTTTGGGGTTACTATTATGGTATGGCACTTATGTTTGCAGTTTTATACAAAAGATTAAAAAATGGAGATCCACTTGTCAAAGAAATGGCAAAGGCACTTCATTCAGATCGTGATAGAGATGCTCTAAAAAGATTTGATACTGTGTTTGCTGGTAAAGGGATGAAAAATGATAATGGAGAAGAGGACAGGTTAAGGCATCTGTTTGTTCTTATGTTTGGGCTTGGTGTTATGGAAAGTAACGGAAAACATTGTGCAGGCAGGGACATTACCATGAATTTTGATCATGGTGATGATACGGAAGCGGGATTGTTTCAAACCAGTTATAATGTAAGGAGTGTTGCAAGAGATAAATTATCACAAGTGTTTGAAACATACAGATCGTCAAACACAAATGGTTTTTTAGAGTATTTCAAAAAAGGGTTTAAGTCCGAAGAAACCGAAAATTATGGGGCCGGAGACGCTTACGAGTTTCAAAAATTATCAAAAGAGTGTCCTGCATTTTCTATAGAGTTTACTGCTATCGCATTAAGAAATGTATCCAATCATTGGGCTCCTGTAAAACATATCGGAGATATCGAAAAAGGGTTGGAAATAAATAGTAGCTGCAATGAACTCTTAAAACAAGTACAAGAGTATGTTGATACATATGGATTCAATGCTGATGAGATAAATTTAGTTGAAAACACAAGAGAAGAAATTGCTCCAATTGTAGCTACTGAACCAAAGAGTGAGCTAAAAGAAATTGCATTAAATAAAGCAAATGAATTAGGACAGAAGGAGCAACTTGAAAAACTATTTGACTCGTATCCCGAAAGTACGGCAAACTATTGGGCAGTAGTAGATTTTAATAAACCAAGTTCAGAGAAAAGATTTTTTATCTTTAATTTGAAAAATAAGAATTACAAATCCTATTTGGTTGCCCACGGAAAGAATTCAGGAGAATCGTATGCAAGAAATTTTTCTAATGTAATTGGGTCTAACCAATCAAGTTTGGGGATATATAAAACAGCAGAGACCTATAATGGAGAACATGGACTCTCATTAAGACTAGATGGGCAAGAAGCTGTAAATTCAAATGTAAGAGCAAGAGCTATTGTAATTCACAAAGCAGATTATGTGGTCCCAAATTATAAGGGAACTAGCAGAGCAGGTCGCTCAGAAGGTTGTTTAGCTGTAAATCCTGCTGACATTGATGAAGTTATAGCAAATTTAAAAAATGGCTCCTATATTATTGCATGGACTACTAACGCATAGTTTTAAAAAATCTGCTGCTTTTATATGGAGGATAAGTAAATAAAGACTACTACAGTCCACTAGAGATTTTTCGTTGGCTTTTTAAGTCCAACGAAACCTTAGTGGTTGTGCATCGTTTATAAGTTTAAGTCTTTTAATTGTACCACTGCATTTAATTGGTAATTTTCAGTTAAGTTGAAAATTTTTCCGAGTTTTTGTGAAGCACTGATAAAAGCGATGAAGGTACACAATTCCGAAATTTCCTTTTCAGAGAAAAACTCTTTAAGCATTTCAAAATGCACATTTGAAATGGATTGGTGGTCTTTACAAAACAGTTCGACAAAAGCAGTTACAGTAGCAGTTTTTATTTTAGTTTGATCAAAGTTGGGTCTTCCTCCTTTTACCATACAGTATTCACAACCATTTTCAAAAGCCATTGCTCTTCTTATTTGTTCTAACAAGTCTTTGTCTAAGGACGTTTTTTTCCAAAAAGATTCCTCCAATTCAATCCATTTTTCAAGAATTTGAGTATTGTGTCCGATAAGTTTTTCAAAAGAAGTTTTTCCATTTTCTGCAAAGTTAATTCTTGTCATTGTTCAAAATTTAAGTTAATCAAAGTTCAAGGTTTTGATTTCTTTGTCAAAGTGGATTTAATGGTAATGTTTATTAATTTAGCTTAAATTAATTTTATTTTAAACAAGATGCAATGAAAATAGCTTTAGACGATTTTGATTATAAAATTCTTCAAATCCTGAACGAAAATGCAAGATTGAGTTATGCTGAAATCGGAAGAAAAATTGCTTTGTCGCAATCGGCAACGAAAGAACGTGTTTTAAATTTGGTTGAAAATGGGGTGATAAAACAGTTCAGTACAGTTATAGATTTTGAAAAACTAGGCTACGGATTAAAGGTAATTATTAGCTTAAAATTCAAAAACGATGAGTTTAAAATATTCATTACTGATCTGTCAAAGTTTCCTGAAATTCTCAATTGTAAACGCGTTACGGGAGAATATTGTTTGATTGCGGAATGTGTTTTGCGGGATAGTTTACATCTCGAAAATTTGATTGACCGCTTGATCACTTATGGTGTTCCTGCGACTTCAGTTCAATTATCAGAAATAAAAGCAGATACTTTTTTTAAGCGTAAGATAAGTTAAAACCACACATTATGTTTAGGTATTTGGAGAGCAGATTTCCTCCTTGTTCTGTCAATTGAATCAGGACATACTGGGGTTAAATCTTTGGTTTTCGATAAAGTAGTATTTGAATCACATCATTTTCCCTTCCTTAGCATACTCTTTTTTTATCCCCTGAAGAAGGTGCGTGAGGTTAATAGTTTCGTTTTCGTCTTCTAATGTTTTCAGGCAGGCATATTGAATGATGTTTACAATATTGGCACCTGTAATGTCGTATTTTTTGGAAAGTTCGTTTAGGTTTACATCCTCAGAAATTCTAATTCCTCTTGGGAGGTTATTTTCCCAAAGACGCAAGCGTTCCCCGTAGGAAGGGACTTCAAACTCAATTATAGATTGAAATCTGCGGGTGAAAGCGGTATCAATATTCGCCTTAAAATTCGAAGCCAGAATAACCAATCCGGGATGGTTTTCGATGCGTTGCAGCAGATACGAAACTTCCTGATTGGCGTATTTGTCATGGGCATCGCGAACGTTGGTTCGTTTTCCGAACACGGCATCAGCTTCATCAAAGAAAAGGATCCAGTCTTTGTCGGCGGCTTTGTCAAATAGGGAGGAAAGGTTTTTTTCGGTTTCACCAATGTATTTTGAAATTACCATCGATAAATCAATTCTGTAGACATCTCTTTTAGTATACTTCCCAAGGAGGGAGGCGGTGAGTGTTTTTCCGGTTCCCGGGGCACCATAAAACATGACTCTGTATCCCGGTTTTATTTTGGATTTCATGTTCCATTCGTTCAGGATGATGTCGTTAAATTTCAACCAGGTTTCTATTTCTTTAATGTTATTTAAAGTAGTAGAATTGAGTACCAAGTCGCCCCATTCTAATTGAGTTTCGATTAATTGTGCGGGGAAGATGCTGCTGAGCTGCGGTTTCAGGATTTTTCCGGTAATGAATTTTTCGACATATTCATCATCTAAAACAAGCAAACCGCTTAGTTTGGGTTCGCCATTGCTAACCGAGTCTATTTTGATGATTCCTTTTTGATAAAGGAAAGACTTGTTGTGCAGGTAATTATAAAAGGAGATTCTATCCTCGAGATGGTTTCCTGCGATTAAAAATTGAGCAGTTTCACCTGTTGGTAAAATCCCGCGGTGGTTCTTTGTTTTTATGCCGCCAAATTCGGGTAATTCACCACCATTGGGTAGGTATTCGGCTATGATGGAGCTTAAAAAATCGGGATGAATATTGGGAACCAATGCCAATGCAAGTAACAGAATATCGGTTTCGGACAGGTTGTTTTCTATGATGAATTCGTTCACAAATCCCGTAGCATCCAGTTTTCTGACGATGAATTTTTCCGCTGGATTTTCTACCTGAAAAAGAGTGTCAAGCTGAAAGATGAATTGGTTTTTTAGAATCTCAAATAGTGTTTTCATGATGGTTTTCTTAAAAATTCAATTAATTCATTTCCTAATTTTACTTGTTCAGTAAGAGATAAAATGAGTTGCGAGGTGTTAAATTCAATATTTTTTATGTCGGGATAACTTTCATCAGGAGTTATATCATTTGGGTTTAAACGAATGAAATTATATAATTCTTCCTGTTGGTTTATGTCACCGTTGATAAACATAGGGGAATTGGTTAGCGGATAATAGGATGAAAAAGGCTCAGGGAGTAGGCCTAAAGCCGAAAAATAGGTTATGTTGTCTTTGGGTTCAAAAATAAAGAATGTTGGTGTCCAGTCACCTGTGGTCTTTAAGATTGCAAATTGCTTGTTTTTTAAACGTTGTTCTATTTCAGTTAACTGAGGTAGAATGAAATCGATGAATCCAAAAGGATTTAACCTTGAATTTTGAGATATTGATAATGGATGGAAATTTAATGTAGTATCTTCCAAAGCAGGTTCCCAATCGGGCTTGATTTTTAAATACTGATCAACATTCATATTGTTTTGGGAAGATGAATCTCCGTATTCACTATCTGGATTTTGTAAAATGAATTCTATCATAAAATAATTTTTTATAAAAATCTATTCAGGTAAAGTTAATGATTAATATTAAATACTTTGCCATAAGGCAACGGCAGCCTGCATCAGTAATTTTGGAACATCAGGAGTACCGGGTTTAGGATACATAGATACAATACCTCTAGGTCCTAGATTTACCCTTACTTCATTTGCACCAATTTGAACAAGTTTACTATCGCCCGGTAACATAGTTCGTACTAAATTCTGTACTTCAACAGAGTTTAGAGCATCAGTAGCCAAAGCTCTAACTTCGCTGGCTCCGATATTAAGTGGCCACATGCTGTTTTGTCCTTTGCAATTATTCAGAACCATTGCAAAATATTTCCAGGTATGCCTGCTGATCATGTGTAGAATATCATGGGCTTCTACTGTAACTTCAAGTGATGATCCATCAGCGAGTGTTAGCATTCTTTTAGCTATGCCTCCCGATCCGGGAGCTGTTCTTCCGCCCACTTTAGCGGTTCGCCCTAAACATCCGGCATCTAAGAAAGTTATTCCATATTGAAGGGTTTGTCTCCAGGTCGTTAGGCTTGCCCCTGGATAGCTTAACACCAGATTAAAAAATTCTGTTATTTTGCCAACATTCTTAAACCCGCGTGCCGCACAGGCGTCAAGAAATTCAAGAATAAAAGTAGATCCCGAAGTAGCACGTGATAAACCGGATGCAATTGCTTTGTCAACGACAGCCAGTACATCAGCAAAATTACCAAAATGAGTGATGTAGTTGGCTATTTTATCAAGATCCTTAATTTCATCTAGTACT is a window from the Flavobacterium cupriresistens genome containing:
- a CDS encoding murein L,D-transpeptidase catalytic domain-containing protein, with protein sequence MTKKIAIIPKNKDRGIHVETLQKRLLDLGFNPNGVDGIFGNGTAVALKKFQSSSGLSDTGIIDTTTLSKLDLEVKVGQDNNHEIAITDIVDRKDITNTDWKNRGKAVWGYYYGMALMFAVLYKRLKNGDPLVKEMAKALHSDRDRDALKRFDTVFAGKGMKNDNGEEDRLRHLFVLMFGLGVMESNGKHCAGRDITMNFDHGDDTEAGLFQTSYNVRSVARDKLSQVFETYRSSNTNGFLEYFKKGFKSEETENYGAGDAYEFQKLSKECPAFSIEFTAIALRNVSNHWAPVKHIGDIEKGLEINSSCNELLKQVQEYVDTYGFNADEINLVENTREEIAPIVATEPKSELKEIALNKANELGQKEQLEKLFDSYPESTANYWAVVDFNKPSSEKRFFIFNLKNKNYKSYLVAHGKNSGESYARNFSNVIGSNQSSLGIYKTAETYNGEHGLSLRLDGQEAVNSNVRARAIVIHKADYVVPNYKGTSRAGRSEGCLAVNPADIDEVIANLKNGSYIIAWTTNA
- a CDS encoding carboxymuconolactone decarboxylase family protein, with product MTRINFAENGKTSFEKLIGHNTQILEKWIELEESFWKKTSLDKDLLEQIRRAMAFENGCEYCMVKGGRPNFDQTKIKTATVTAFVELFCKDHQSISNVHFEMLKEFFSEKEISELCTFIAFISASQKLGKIFNLTENYQLNAVVQLKDLNL
- a CDS encoding Lrp/AsnC family transcriptional regulator: MKIALDDFDYKILQILNENARLSYAEIGRKIALSQSATKERVLNLVENGVIKQFSTVIDFEKLGYGLKVIISLKFKNDEFKIFITDLSKFPEILNCKRVTGEYCLIAECVLRDSLHLENLIDRLITYGVPATSVQLSEIKADTFFKRKIS
- a CDS encoding ATP-binding protein; its protein translation is MKTLFEILKNQFIFQLDTLFQVENPAEKFIVRKLDATGFVNEFIIENNLSETDILLLALALVPNIHPDFLSSIIAEYLPNGGELPEFGGIKTKNHRGILPTGETAQFLIAGNHLEDRISFYNYLHNKSFLYQKGIIKIDSVSNGEPKLSGLLVLDDEYVEKFITGKILKPQLSSIFPAQLIETQLEWGDLVLNSTTLNNIKEIETWLKFNDIILNEWNMKSKIKPGYRVMFYGAPGTGKTLTASLLGKYTKRDVYRIDLSMVISKYIGETEKNLSSLFDKAADKDWILFFDEADAVFGKRTNVRDAHDKYANQEVSYLLQRIENHPGLVILASNFKANIDTAFTRRFQSIIEFEVPSYGERLRLWENNLPRGIRISEDVNLNELSKKYDITGANIVNIIQYACLKTLEDENETINLTHLLQGIKKEYAKEGKMM